The following are encoded in a window of Aphelocoma coerulescens isolate FSJ_1873_10779 unplaced genomic scaffold, UR_Acoe_1.0 HiC_scaffold_64, whole genome shotgun sequence genomic DNA:
- the LOC138102236 gene encoding C-type lectin domain family 2 member B-like — protein MAEAPFEEGGDSAAMMELLQQRAEGRTNFSLRCTKDRKVTTGVTVLTVVLLLTVTIIVLAAKKHPPCTTPALPSCLESGISFGNKCFYFLEEEVDWEGSQRSCLSHQAHLATIDTREELHFLLRYGNFMEYWVGLRREGSGPWKWLNGSLFNALFDIQGNGHCAYTNSHRISSDRCSETKFSICSHLQRHPSEVQKDPEILNST, from the exons ATGGCAGAAGCCCCTTTTGAGGAAG GTGGAGACTCAGCTGCTATGATGGAGCTGTTGCAGCAGAGAGCGGAGGGAAGGACCA ATTTCAGCCTCAGGTGCACCAAAGACAGAAAGGTGACCACTGGGGTCACTGTGCTCACCGTGGTGCTGCTTCTCACTGTCACCATCATCGTGCTGGCAG CTAAGAAACACCCACCCTGCACCACTCCcgccctgcccagctgcctgGAGAGTGGGATCAGCTTTGGCAACAAGTGCTTTTACTTCTTGGAGGAGGAAGTGGACTGGGAAGGGAGTCAGCgctcctgcctctcccaccAAGCCCACCTGGCCACCATCGATACCAGGGAGGAGCTG CATTTCCTCCTGCGCTATGGGAACTTCATGGAGTACTGGGTTGGTCTCCGGAGGGAAGGTTCCGGACCTTGGAAATGGCTCAATGGTTCCCTCTTCAATGCCCT GTTTGACATCCAGGGCAACGGCCACTGCGCCTACACCAACTCCCACAGGATCAGTAGCGACAGGTGCTCTGAGACGAAATTCTCTATCTGCAGCCACCTGCAGAGACACCCCAGTGAAGTTCAGAAGGATCCAGAAATCCTGAATTCCACCTGA